The proteins below are encoded in one region of Winogradskyella helgolandensis:
- a CDS encoding CAL67264 family membrane protein has protein sequence MAMNKNTVLAWATWIMIFVGLGLIALGAFRYDDVAGWGFAAVGGGFFCIAWVFNALKGRV, from the coding sequence ATGGCAATGAATAAAAATACAGTCCTAGCTTGGGCTACTTGGATTATGATATTTGTGGGACTAGGGTTAATTGCCCTCGGTGCATTTAGATATGACGATGTTGCCGGTTGGGGATTTGCAGCCGTAGGTGGTGGATTTTTCTGTATCGCATGGGTATTTAACGCTTTAAAAGGTAGAGTTTAA
- a CDS encoding DUF3857 domain-containing protein — MRTFLSTLLLIFISFSASAQLYKSHNWVEDQEFYELTAAEQEESSIAIMEKYLIQYYQPVLKKSFRLFETKHSIIRINTDKGIKNHNRVYIPMRNVKQVIDIKARVTQSNGEVNYLDKNNIKELENVKNAGGYKIFAIEGVTTNSQLEIIYTLENNTINLGSVVVQKDYPVKEAIVIIRKPRVLKYRVKGYNGFPSMQTEKVAGKKEALTATINNIDGMTDEKSASPTANRMKVSYQVAMGIPSDAVMWARLEANIKTNYIDIRPRRHHALINDYKTFVETKSKDNSAEIINNICEYITTTYNVVRTPSKELFQLKHIFAQKQATERGIIRLYTCLLNSESIDYEFVLTSDRFKHKFDATFFSQSNLQTPLLFFKDENKYVEPEDINARLNFPPTETIGNQGLFISANGRRFSRIETPNVEDNVIQRDYSISVDPENLVTMVNCNQINTGYRATSARGAYKYLKTKDINQFKSFTAANGIEDAEFLTFNVENERLSLAANNTPIRFDYSYEAESLIDEVNEDIMLNFGKVVGTQNELYQESERVNPIELNSLITYKYTFSIPIPEGYEAKGLDDIVIHKTVDIKNEIACQFISNYTISNNVITINAIESYDRLTMPLDYYDTYKDVVNAAYDFSKKSILFKKI; from the coding sequence ATGAGAACATTTCTTAGCACACTCCTACTTATATTTATTAGTTTTTCTGCTTCTGCACAATTATACAAAAGCCATAATTGGGTAGAAGATCAAGAATTTTATGAACTCACAGCAGCTGAACAAGAAGAATCTTCAATTGCTATTATGGAAAAATATTTAATTCAATATTATCAACCGGTTTTAAAAAAGTCATTTAGATTATTTGAAACTAAGCACAGTATTATTAGAATAAATACAGATAAAGGCATAAAAAATCATAATAGAGTTTACATCCCAATGCGAAATGTAAAACAAGTTATTGATATCAAAGCCCGTGTAACACAAAGTAATGGTGAAGTAAATTACCTTGATAAAAACAATATTAAAGAATTAGAAAATGTTAAAAATGCTGGTGGTTATAAAATATTTGCAATAGAAGGTGTAACCACAAATTCTCAACTAGAAATTATATATACTCTAGAAAATAATACTATAAATTTAGGTTCAGTGGTGGTTCAAAAAGATTATCCTGTAAAAGAAGCTATTGTTATTATTAGAAAACCTCGTGTCTTAAAATATCGTGTTAAAGGCTATAATGGTTTTCCGTCTATGCAAACAGAAAAAGTTGCTGGTAAAAAAGAAGCTTTAACAGCAACAATAAATAATATTGATGGTATGACGGATGAAAAATCTGCTAGTCCTACGGCTAATAGAATGAAAGTTTCATACCAAGTTGCAATGGGTATACCATCCGATGCGGTAATGTGGGCAAGGCTAGAAGCTAATATAAAAACCAACTATATTGATATTAGACCGAGAAGACATCATGCGCTTATTAACGATTACAAAACGTTTGTAGAAACAAAATCGAAAGATAATTCTGCTGAAATAATAAATAATATCTGTGAATATATAACGACTACATATAACGTTGTACGCACACCATCTAAAGAATTATTTCAATTAAAACACATATTTGCACAGAAGCAAGCTACGGAACGCGGAATTATTAGATTGTATACCTGCTTGTTAAATTCAGAAAGTATAGATTATGAATTTGTGCTTACATCGGATAGATTTAAACATAAATTTGATGCTACATTTTTTTCACAAAGTAATTTACAAACGCCGTTACTATTCTTTAAAGACGAAAATAAATACGTAGAACCGGAAGATATTAATGCAAGACTAAACTTTCCTCCAACTGAAACTATTGGCAATCAAGGACTATTTATTAGTGCTAACGGCAGACGATTTAGTAGAATTGAAACACCAAACGTTGAGGACAATGTCATACAACGCGATTATAGTATTTCTGTAGATCCTGAAAATCTAGTTACAATGGTTAACTGCAATCAGATAAACACAGGCTATAGAGCTACTAGTGCTAGAGGTGCTTATAAATATCTAAAAACAAAAGATATAAATCAATTTAAATCTTTTACTGCTGCAAATGGCATAGAAGATGCCGAATTTCTCACCTTTAACGTTGAAAATGAGCGGCTATCATTAGCTGCTAACAACACACCTATTCGCTTTGATTATAGTTATGAAGCAGAAAGTTTGATTGATGAAGTTAACGAAGATATAATGCTAAATTTCGGGAAAGTAGTTGGGACTCAAAATGAGTTGTATCAAGAATCTGAGCGTGTTAATCCTATTGAATTAAATAGTTTAATAACCTATAAATACACCTTTTCTATTCCTATCCCAGAAGGATATGAAGCCAAAGGTTTAGATGACATTGTAATACATAAGACTGTAGACATAAAAAATGAAATAGCTTGTCAATTTATATCCAACTATACTATTTCAAACAATGTAATTACCATAAATGCTATTGAATCTTACGACAGACTTACTATGCCTTTAGACTATTACGACACTTATAAAGATGTAGTGAACGCGGCCTATGATTTTAGTAAAAAGAGTATTCTATTCAAAAAGATTTAA
- a CDS encoding methylglyoxal synthase, whose protein sequence is MIIAIIAHDGKKAEMVQFLNEHRDILLQKKIVLISTGTTGEKVSKAGFEVNALLSGPLGGDAQIAARVAEGQCDMVLFFRDPLDRHPHEPDILMLMRLCDVHDVPLATNPATANLLMKSI, encoded by the coding sequence ATGATAATAGCTATTATTGCTCATGATGGAAAGAAAGCCGAAATGGTACAATTTTTAAATGAACACAGAGATATTTTACTTCAGAAGAAAATTGTATTAATTTCTACAGGAACAACCGGTGAAAAAGTAAGCAAAGCAGGTTTTGAAGTTAATGCTTTACTTTCTGGTCCCTTAGGTGGAGATGCTCAAATAGCAGCTAGAGTTGCTGAGGGTCAATGCGATATGGTATTGTTTTTTAGAGATCCATTAGATCGTCATCCACACGAACCCGATATTCTGATGTTAATGAGATTGTGTGATGTACATGATGTACCTTTGGCTACTAATCCTGCAACAGCAAATTTATTAATGAAATCTATTTAA
- a CDS encoding GNAT family N-acetyltransferase produces MELKHEESKTVNRFYLLDEGKEIGEMTYVYTKDNIIDLNHTEVDGAYRGQNLGLKLIEAAIDFIIKNKLKASASCSYAKKMLEQHENYDAVKA; encoded by the coding sequence ATGGAATTAAAACATGAAGAATCTAAAACAGTAAATAGATTTTACCTTTTAGATGAAGGCAAGGAAATAGGTGAAATGACTTATGTATATACTAAAGACAATATCATTGACCTTAATCATACAGAAGTTGATGGAGCTTATAGAGGACAAAATCTTGGTCTAAAACTAATTGAAGCTGCTATTGATTTTATAATTAAAAACAAACTAAAAGCTTCAGCGAGTTGTTCTTATGCTAAAAAGATGTTAGAGCAACATGAAAACTATGATGCTGTAAAAGCGTAA
- a CDS encoding MarR family winged helix-turn-helix transcriptional regulator: MGNLEKDINSKFENNQIKAMQNVLYTANWISSAQNEFFKPFGISPQQYNILRILTGAEHPLKVQTIKDRMVERSPNATRLMDKLFAKKYINRLTSENDRRVVKISITNEGKQLLASIPNNFMEKVLGKLNEDEAEQLSRLLDKMR, from the coding sequence ATGGGAAATCTAGAAAAAGACATCAATTCAAAATTTGAGAATAATCAAATTAAGGCAATGCAAAATGTATTGTACACAGCTAATTGGATTTCAAGTGCCCAAAACGAATTTTTTAAGCCTTTCGGTATTTCTCCTCAACAATACAATATTCTTAGAATTTTAACTGGCGCAGAACACCCTTTAAAAGTGCAGACGATTAAAGATAGAATGGTAGAGCGCTCTCCAAATGCCACACGGTTAATGGATAAGCTTTTTGCAAAAAAGTATATTAATCGGTTGACTTCGGAAAATGATAGACGCGTTGTAAAAATTAGCATTACAAATGAAGGAAAACAATTATTAGCATCTATTCCAAATAACTTTATGGAAAAGGTGTTGGGTAAATTAAATGAAGACGAAGCAGAGCAATTGAGTCGCTTACTTGATAAAATGCGCTAA
- a CDS encoding acyl-CoA carboxylase subunit beta: MDIKFNKNEDHNKLLLSDLKKRLVKVKLGGGEKSIEKHKAKGKMTARERVNYLLDPKAKSIEIGAFAGEGMYEQYGGCPSGGVVVKMGYVKGKQCIVVANDATVKAGAWFPITGKKNLRAQEIAIENRLPIIYLVDSAGVFLPMQDEIFPDKEHFGRIFRNNAVMSSMGITQIAAVMGSCVAGGAYLPIMSDEALIVDKTASIFLAGSYLVKAAIGETIDNETLGGATTHCEISGVTDYKAKDDKDALDKIKNIVDKIGDFDKAGYNRAESKKPKENPDDIYGILPKSRADQYDMKDIIKRLVDDSEFEEYKEDYGKTIITAYARIEGWAVGIVANQRKLVKNAKGEMQFGGVIYNDSADKATRFIANCNQKKIPLVFLQDVTGFMVGSKSEHSGIIKDGAKMVNAVSNSVVPKFTIILGNSYGAGNYAMCGKAYDPRLIAAWPSAVLAVMSGNSAAKVLLQIETASLKKRGEKITKEKEEELFNKIKNRYDDQVSPYYAASRIWTDGVIDPLDTRTWISMGIEAANHAPIEKPFNMGVLQV; encoded by the coding sequence ATGGACATTAAATTCAATAAAAACGAAGACCATAACAAACTTCTTCTTTCCGATTTAAAAAAGCGTTTAGTTAAAGTTAAACTCGGCGGAGGAGAAAAAAGTATTGAAAAACATAAAGCTAAAGGTAAAATGACTGCACGTGAGCGTGTAAACTATTTATTAGATCCTAAAGCTAAATCAATAGAGATTGGTGCCTTTGCTGGTGAAGGCATGTATGAGCAATATGGAGGCTGCCCATCTGGAGGAGTTGTGGTAAAAATGGGTTATGTTAAAGGAAAGCAATGTATTGTTGTTGCCAATGATGCTACTGTGAAAGCCGGAGCTTGGTTTCCTATTACAGGGAAAAAGAATTTACGAGCTCAGGAAATTGCGATTGAAAATCGTTTACCAATTATTTATTTGGTGGATAGCGCAGGTGTTTTTCTACCTATGCAAGATGAAATTTTCCCAGACAAAGAACACTTTGGCCGCATTTTTAGAAACAACGCTGTAATGAGTAGTATGGGTATTACCCAAATTGCTGCAGTTATGGGTAGTTGTGTGGCTGGTGGTGCTTATTTACCAATTATGAGTGATGAAGCCTTAATCGTTGATAAAACAGCGAGTATTTTCTTAGCAGGAAGCTATTTGGTAAAAGCTGCCATAGGCGAAACTATAGATAATGAAACCCTAGGTGGTGCCACAACACATTGCGAAATTTCTGGAGTTACAGATTATAAAGCAAAAGATGATAAAGACGCTTTAGATAAAATTAAAAACATCGTAGATAAAATTGGTGATTTTGACAAAGCTGGCTACAATAGAGCTGAATCTAAAAAACCAAAAGAGAATCCGGATGACATCTACGGAATTCTTCCAAAAAGTCGCGCTGACCAATATGATATGAAAGACATCATAAAGCGTTTAGTTGACGATTCGGAATTTGAAGAATATAAAGAAGATTATGGTAAAACAATTATAACGGCTTATGCTAGAATTGAAGGTTGGGCTGTTGGTATTGTTGCTAACCAAAGAAAATTAGTAAAAAACGCAAAAGGCGAAATGCAATTTGGTGGTGTTATTTATAACGACTCAGCTGATAAAGCAACACGTTTTATTGCCAATTGTAATCAGAAGAAAATTCCATTGGTATTTCTTCAAGATGTTACTGGCTTTATGGTCGGGAGTAAATCGGAACACTCCGGAATCATTAAGGATGGTGCGAAAATGGTAAATGCCGTTAGTAATTCTGTAGTCCCAAAATTCACTATAATTTTAGGTAATAGTTATGGAGCCGGAAACTATGCCATGTGTGGAAAAGCGTATGACCCAAGATTGATTGCAGCTTGGCCAAGTGCCGTACTGGCTGTAATGAGTGGTAATTCTGCTGCAAAAGTTTTATTACAAATTGAAACGGCTTCACTTAAGAAAAGAGGTGAAAAAATTACAAAGGAAAAAGAAGAGGAATTATTTAATAAAATAAAAAACAGATACGACGACCAAGTGTCACCTTATTATGCTGCTTCTCGTATATGGACGGATGGAGTTATTGATCCTTTAGATACAAGAACTTGGATTTCTATGGGAATTGAAGCTGCTAACCACGCTCCTATTGAGAAACCTTTTAATATGGGTGTTTTACAGGTTTAG
- a CDS encoding DUF3857 domain-containing protein, with protein sequence MKTLILLFAIFSSSFCFSQNLENYKTQYPKDDVITLSLNNHIDITESNGSLSIKETVVKKDYYLTNQKLSHANESVSFNTFNSIESIDAFTENEDSKNNVSNFENLDVIRNGIFFADQKKKIFSFPNVKEGSTTTLTYEKSISDPHFLPSFIISDTTPIETAELSVSFPNNVDVAYTTFNLEAIDSNFEIIKDKNKTTYKWTLNSVPKINSNYDFHPLYYIPQVFVYIKSYTNEGSVHPILSDAAGLYAWYKSLILNINSTDQTELKHTTLDLIKNVNSEEDKIKKIYYYVQRVINYIAFEDGLNGFIPRDAFNIYSNKYGDCKDMANLLNEMLHYAGIDSYLTWIGTRERPYSYIDLPTPMTDNHMITAVKVNNEYLFLDATAKYLGYGFPSPFIQGKEALIGLSNTDFKIIKVPEVPASLNSMNITSELELDNETLIGHHQANLTGYEKLYMHHKLERKDNDDIGFLESALQFGKKRTLIKDVVYKNIELEKDTLLIDFKTETERYIKRIENNIYIQPHLNFSLKSEIVKNEKKDFDKEIKYKYQKSFITTLSIPEEYELQTIPQNSEFNHPDFNFQIRYNVSEDSKILQIEKYITVNTLKVEVKSINDWNSFIKAFNKASKQSIVLSNQ encoded by the coding sequence TTGAAAACTCTTATATTGCTCTTCGCTATTTTTAGTTCTTCTTTTTGTTTCTCTCAAAATTTAGAAAACTATAAAACCCAATACCCAAAAGATGATGTCATTACCTTATCTCTAAACAACCATATTGATATCACTGAATCTAACGGAAGTTTATCAATTAAAGAGACCGTTGTAAAAAAGGATTATTATCTCACCAATCAAAAATTATCTCACGCCAACGAAAGTGTAAGCTTTAATACGTTTAATAGCATAGAAAGTATTGATGCTTTTACAGAAAATGAAGATTCAAAAAATAATGTCAGCAATTTTGAAAATTTAGATGTGATAAGAAATGGCATTTTCTTCGCTGACCAGAAAAAGAAAATCTTTTCATTCCCTAATGTTAAAGAAGGCTCAACAACCACTCTGACATATGAAAAATCAATAAGTGACCCACACTTTTTGCCTTCCTTTATAATCAGCGACACTACTCCAATAGAAACAGCTGAATTAAGCGTTAGTTTCCCTAATAATGTTGATGTTGCTTACACGACTTTCAATTTGGAAGCTATAGATTCTAATTTTGAAATTATAAAGGATAAAAACAAAACGACCTATAAATGGACATTAAATTCGGTTCCGAAAATTAATAGCAATTATGATTTTCACCCGTTATACTACATTCCTCAAGTCTTTGTTTATATTAAATCTTACACTAATGAAGGTAGTGTTCATCCAATTCTCTCGGATGCTGCAGGTTTATACGCGTGGTACAAATCATTAATTCTTAACATTAATAGTACAGACCAAACCGAATTAAAACATACGACGTTAGATTTAATTAAAAATGTGAATTCCGAAGAGGACAAAATAAAAAAAATCTACTATTATGTACAACGTGTAATTAACTATATCGCTTTTGAAGATGGTCTAAATGGCTTTATCCCAAGAGACGCCTTCAATATTTATTCTAACAAATATGGTGACTGTAAGGATATGGCTAATTTGTTGAATGAAATGCTTCATTATGCTGGAATTGATTCTTATTTAACTTGGATTGGCACTCGCGAAAGACCTTATTCTTACATAGACCTTCCTACACCAATGACAGATAATCATATGATTACAGCGGTTAAAGTAAATAATGAATACCTCTTTTTAGATGCCACTGCAAAATACCTAGGTTATGGATTTCCTTCGCCTTTTATACAAGGTAAAGAAGCATTGATTGGATTGAGTAACACTGATTTTAAAATAATAAAAGTTCCGGAAGTACCAGCTTCTTTGAACTCTATGAATATTACTTCAGAATTAGAACTTGACAATGAAACTTTAATAGGTCATCACCAAGCGAACTTAACAGGCTATGAAAAATTATACATGCACCATAAACTTGAAAGAAAAGACAATGATGATATCGGTTTTTTAGAATCTGCCCTTCAGTTTGGAAAAAAAAGAACGCTTATAAAAGATGTAGTTTATAAAAATATAGAATTAGAAAAAGACACCCTTTTAATTGATTTTAAAACAGAAACCGAACGCTACATAAAACGCATAGAAAACAATATCTACATCCAACCTCATTTAAATTTTAGTTTAAAATCGGAAATTGTAAAAAATGAAAAGAAAGATTTTGATAAAGAAATTAAATATAAATATCAAAAATCTTTTATCACTACATTAAGTATTCCTGAGGAATATGAGCTTCAAACTATTCCTCAGAATTCAGAATTTAACCATCCTGATTTCAATTTTCAGATTCGTTACAACGTATCCGAAGATTCTAAAATACTTCAAATTGAAAAATACATTACAGTTAACACCTTAAAAGTTGAAGTTAAATCGATTAATGACTGGAATAGCTTCATCAAAGCTTTCAATAAAGCGAGCAAACAATCTATAGTATTATCAAATCAATAA
- the ettA gene encoding energy-dependent translational throttle protein EttA produces the protein MSDDKKVIFAMSGLTKTFPGANTPVLKNIYLSFFYGAKIGILGLNGSGKSTLLKIIAGVDKNYQGDVVFQPGYTVGYLEQEPQLDDDKTVMEIVREGAAETVAILDEYNSINDQFGLEEVYSDADKMEKLMNRQAELQDQIDAAGAWELDTKLEIAMDALRTPDGDKKIGVLSGGERRRVALCRLLLQEPDVLLLDEPTNHLDAESVHWLEHHLAQYKGTVIAVTHDRYFLDNVAGWILELDRGEGIPWKGNYSSWLDQKSTRMAQESKTASKRQKTLERELDWVRQGAKGRQTKQKARLKNYDKLMSQDQKQLDEKLEIYIPNGPRLGTNVIEAVGVAKGYEDKLLYDDLNFNLPQAGIVGVIGPNGAGKTTIFRMIMGEEAPDKGEFKVGETAKIAYVDQKHSNIDPEKTIWQNFSDEQELVMMGGKEVNSRAYLSRFNFSGGEQNKKVKLLSGGERNRLHLAMTLKEEGNVLLLDEPTNDLDVNTLRALEEGLENFAGCAVVISHDRWFLDRICTHILAFEGDSQVYFFEGGFSEYEENKKKRLGGDLMPKRIKYRKLVR, from the coding sequence ATGAGTGACGATAAAAAAGTAATTTTCGCAATGTCTGGTCTCACAAAGACCTTTCCTGGAGCAAATACTCCAGTTTTAAAAAATATATATTTAAGTTTTTTTTATGGAGCTAAAATCGGGATTCTCGGTCTCAATGGTTCTGGTAAATCTACACTTTTAAAAATCATAGCAGGAGTTGATAAAAACTATCAAGGAGATGTGGTTTTTCAGCCAGGTTATACGGTTGGTTATTTAGAACAAGAGCCACAATTAGATGACGATAAAACCGTAATGGAAATAGTGAGAGAAGGAGCTGCAGAAACTGTTGCCATTCTCGATGAATATAATAGTATCAATGACCAATTTGGTTTAGAGGAAGTTTATAGCGATGCCGATAAAATGGAAAAGCTAATGAACCGTCAAGCAGAATTGCAAGATCAAATTGATGCTGCAGGAGCATGGGAATTAGATACAAAGCTCGAGATTGCTATGGATGCTTTAAGAACTCCAGATGGCGATAAGAAAATTGGTGTCCTTTCTGGTGGTGAACGTCGTCGTGTAGCGTTATGTCGTTTATTATTACAAGAACCAGATGTATTATTATTAGATGAGCCCACTAACCACTTGGATGCAGAATCTGTACATTGGTTAGAGCATCATTTAGCACAATATAAAGGAACTGTTATTGCTGTTACACACGATAGATATTTCTTGGATAATGTGGCTGGTTGGATTTTAGAACTTGATAGAGGAGAAGGTATTCCATGGAAAGGAAACTACTCGTCATGGTTAGATCAAAAATCTACGCGTATGGCTCAAGAAAGCAAAACAGCTTCTAAGCGTCAAAAAACTTTAGAACGTGAGCTAGATTGGGTACGTCAAGGAGCAAAAGGTCGTCAAACAAAGCAAAAAGCACGTTTGAAGAATTATGATAAATTAATGAGTCAAGATCAAAAGCAACTCGATGAAAAGCTTGAAATCTATATTCCTAATGGTCCTCGATTAGGAACTAATGTTATTGAAGCTGTAGGTGTTGCCAAAGGTTATGAAGATAAATTATTATATGATGATTTAAATTTCAACTTACCTCAAGCAGGTATTGTTGGTGTTATTGGACCAAATGGTGCAGGTAAAACTACAATATTCAGAATGATAATGGGTGAGGAAGCACCTGATAAAGGAGAGTTTAAAGTTGGTGAAACTGCAAAGATTGCGTACGTTGATCAAAAGCACTCTAACATTGATCCAGAAAAAACAATTTGGCAAAATTTTAGCGACGAGCAAGAGTTGGTTATGATGGGAGGAAAGGAAGTTAATTCTAGAGCCTATTTAAGTCGATTTAATTTCTCAGGTGGTGAGCAAAATAAGAAGGTGAAACTACTTTCTGGAGGTGAACGTAACCGTCTACACTTGGCTATGACATTAAAAGAAGAAGGTAATGTATTACTTTTAGATGAGCCAACTAATGATTTAGATGTTAACACCTTAAGAGCATTAGAAGAAGGTTTGGAAAACTTCGCAGGTTGTGCTGTAGTGATTAGTCACGATAGATGGTTCTTGGATAGAATCTGTACACATATTTTAGCTTTTGAAGGAGACTCACAAGTCTATTTCTTTGAAGGTGGCTTTAGTGAATACGAAGAAAATAAGAAGAAACGTCTAGGTGGAGATTTAATGCCAAAACGAATTAAGTATAGAAAATTAGTAAGATAA
- a CDS encoding NADPH-dependent FMN reductase, whose amino-acid sequence MKHIIAFAGSNSSTSINKQLVTYASQLVDDVKVTILDLNDFEMPIYSFDRDSNTGFPKEAVDFIAHIKNADGIIISLAEHNGAYSAAFKNVFDWASRVEPKTFLDKPMLLMASSPGGRGGASVLEMASDRFPRHFANIVGKFSFPLFNDNFSDGKITNEDLNNQLLTEVKQFQNSL is encoded by the coding sequence ATGAAACATATAATAGCATTTGCAGGAAGTAATAGTAGTACTTCAATAAACAAACAGTTGGTAACCTACGCATCACAATTAGTAGATGATGTAAAAGTCACTATTTTAGATTTAAATGATTTTGAAATGCCAATTTACAGTTTTGATAGAGATAGTAATACAGGTTTTCCAAAGGAAGCTGTAGACTTTATAGCTCATATTAAAAATGCAGATGGTATTATAATTTCTCTAGCAGAACATAATGGAGCGTATTCTGCAGCGTTTAAAAATGTGTTTGATTGGGCATCTAGAGTAGAGCCTAAAACATTTTTGGATAAACCAATGTTGTTAATGGCTTCGTCTCCTGGAGGAAGAGGTGGTGCATCTGTTCTAGAAATGGCTTCGGATCGTTTTCCTAGACATTTTGCAAACATTGTAGGGAAATTTTCTTTTCCATTATTTAATGATAATTTTTCGGACGGAAAGATTACTAATGAAGACCTTAACAATCAGCTTTTAACAGAAGTAAAACAATTTCAAAATAGTCTTTGA
- a CDS encoding coiled-coil domain-containing protein has protein sequence MPEDFDLLETNSQEKAEKVDVNWGKAIDQMKSKLAQEDDPESRQKILNATLDNVVDMAEKDRSTLLDAIKDLTDYQDEVGIMFEGFSALNGAEQKIIDDAIKRLERAKVELEDANNKPDTWWNNLWGRKSKIKDAEAELKNAQKTRDAADNEAKAMFQQRIETADVQTLLNELSFKSQAAIKRLKDREIEIKEVEESLKTAIVEASNNHTKALQKKKEVEDKLETEYALLKQARQALEEVADKQSTDYSDALSKVTTLEQKVEELEGLKNAYTTLAASKDSFVHKHNLTIKVLTSLRSNLQTHRAKLKSDTDERLKYYDGYVVALKARTDQEFAAILEHLGVKTDEHIGETLAAMHTASARARQEMMDNIPVHEKVMQGVYGSYAEALSEIREKDKSIQKNFAERYGIDMKEIFEDYYAADANAPTGDGGGEPAGEPKPDAGDDDLLG, from the coding sequence ATGCCTGAGGATTTTGATTTATTAGAAACCAACTCACAAGAAAAAGCTGAAAAAGTCGATGTAAATTGGGGAAAAGCGATTGACCAAATGAAGTCAAAGCTTGCTCAAGAAGATGACCCAGAAAGTCGTCAGAAAATACTAAACGCAACGTTAGATAATGTTGTGGATATGGCTGAAAAAGACAGATCTACACTATTAGATGCCATTAAAGACTTAACGGATTACCAAGATGAAGTTGGTATTATGTTCGAAGGTTTTTCTGCCTTAAATGGTGCTGAACAAAAAATCATTGATGATGCGATTAAACGTTTAGAACGTGCTAAAGTTGAACTCGAAGATGCCAATAATAAACCAGATACGTGGTGGAATAATCTTTGGGGACGTAAAAGCAAAATTAAAGATGCCGAAGCAGAACTTAAGAATGCTCAAAAAACACGTGATGCTGCAGATAATGAAGCAAAAGCGATGTTTCAGCAACGCATAGAAACTGCAGATGTTCAAACTTTATTAAACGAACTATCATTTAAGAGTCAGGCGGCAATCAAACGTTTAAAGGATAGAGAAATTGAGATTAAGGAAGTTGAAGAAAGTCTTAAAACAGCTATTGTAGAAGCTTCTAACAATCATACAAAAGCACTTCAAAAGAAAAAAGAAGTAGAAGATAAGCTAGAGACGGAATATGCTTTATTAAAACAAGCACGTCAAGCTTTAGAAGAAGTAGCAGATAAGCAATCAACAGATTATTCTGATGCTTTAAGTAAAGTAACCACTTTAGAACAAAAAGTTGAAGAATTAGAAGGTCTTAAAAATGCGTACACAACGTTAGCGGCTTCTAAAGATAGTTTTGTGCACAAGCATAACCTTACGATTAAAGTATTAACCTCTTTACGTAGTAATTTACAAACCCATCGTGCCAAATTAAAATCTGATACTGATGAGCGTCTTAAATATTACGATGGTTATGTTGTGGCTTTAAAAGCACGTACAGATCAAGAATTTGCGGCGATCTTAGAACATTTAGGTGTTAAAACCGATGAGCATATTGGAGAAACTTTAGCGGCAATGCATACGGCAAGTGCTCGTGCACGTCAAGAAATGATGGATAATATTCCAGTGCACGAAAAAGTTATGCAGGGCGTTTACGGAAGTTATGCTGAAGCTTTAAGTGAGATTCGGGAAAAGGATAAGTCTATTCAAAAGAATTTTGCTGAGCGCTATGGTATCGATATGAAAGAAATTTTTGAAGATTACTACGCAGCAGATGCAAATGCACCAACTGGTGATGGAGGAGGAGAGCCAGCAGGTGAACCAAAGCCAGATGCTGGAGATGATGATTTGTTAGGATAA